Proteins encoded by one window of Myripristis murdjan chromosome 1, fMyrMur1.1, whole genome shotgun sequence:
- the LOC115362404 gene encoding uncharacterized protein LOC115362404 has protein sequence MMSEAIVTFQSQLSGVMETVFKAAMYEITRLVEDSFLEEVTRSREQVESLKRRLKWSESRRKERDGDKRGRCADCGRLVVFSEDKSRATHTEKGLKQESVPKEEIDSCRGISGETPSDELEGAEPGAPTSVKEPQSPQERSEKLDRLLKEEALHITPDSLEAQERWGVNLDGAEGSDLSGPSKTFTDQEIQQCQEDWEPGLEQRPEPAHDGISVDPSAPFYRNRYDMEELGGFDKTGYQGASLIDMNSLDGLQGSPSHPGEELNYMGDYEGDLGAAEGAEHQAYQPGPPRNRRGALGSPSRANTEVGEEFSCLLINEEGYLQDPSALYPEHVPGDSGSRVSFRGQGIRTGDPSLDSAEDLYGPPETYSHTINLGERVQFQAGGRGGRRHNCNQCSMSFPDTASLKAHKQMHKAGQGPPYSCNQCGKTFTQACNLKVHQRIHSGQGLHLCSHCGKGFPSFSDLKTHKCSQTGDKPYCCTVCGNKFSRLWNLKLHRRIHTQEKPHRCTMCDKSFTRADILKVHQRTHTGERPYCCPICGLSFKRLDHLKSHQRKHRTDLQEYPIMSDLDTLIVTFQTQLSDVMETVVKTAMYEVTRLVEDGFMEEVRRRSQEVESLRTQLQWAERKLSDHREKEAGKRGRCVDCGKEDAELSPGVTDERSKEIQYDILRHCSLKEEDNSVEQWTKSFRQEMISESTQEADKPALILSPVRELQAVEEDVRSTVDVKEEEVDKLSYSVVHPGGWAVSNEGEEGSESHSSSQTTDAQPKQTQQNSDELLRNVIRKDAQRSSTSYVFPEHQVNTQAATDPSHVSPLEVDSKWAGLSRKTTGLLQNHTLDKDCETSISRGSVKRTDQKLADPSTAEEALANPHLVRDQISSSGSPKARLQISDVGSVVIKQEVIVDSDGDEEERVEEKKMKRSGMESFSCSVNQHRVTSGALKQNHISSKPTAQEIMKLHSKVATSLTLQAAVQHLRRPVKKPTNTLSNSSSAAPSTAHSRLANLHPLNRIPSTSKAAAAPPPAPLSVQRAHLGDKQTAALTRTGAPWVSIKSHHHPHALPHPHQHPCSHPQPGPRHLLRCGQCGKCFPHPSNLKAHLQTHTGERPFCCSICGRSFTKLSNLKAHRRVHTGERPYCCLACGKRFTQKCNLKRHQRIHLDV, from the exons ATGATGTCCGAGGCCATCGTAACGTTTCAGTCCCAGCTTTCCGGCGTCATGGAAACGGTCTTCAAAGCTGCCATGTACGAGATCACCCGGCTGGTGGAAGACAGTTTCTTGGAGGAGGTGACACGGAGCCGGGAGCAGGTGGAGTCCCTGAAGAGGCGGCTGAAGTGGTCCGAGAGTCGACGCAAGGAAAGAGATGGAGACAAGAGGGGAAGGTGTGCTGACTGCGGAAGACTAGTGGTGTTTAGCGAAGACAAGTCCAGAGCAACACATACAG AGAAGGGTCTGAAACAGGAGAGTGTCCCGAAAGAAGAGATTGACAGCTGTCGGGGCATTTCCGGAGAGACGCCCAGTGATGAACTGGAAGGAGCAGAACCAGGGGCTCCCACCTCTGTTAAAGAGCCACAG tcccCGCAGGAAAGAAGTGAAAAGCTGGATAGACTGCTAAAGGAAGAGGCTCTCCATATCACACCAGATAGCCTTGAGGCCCAAGAGAGATGGGGAGTCAATTTGGATG GAGCAGAGGGTTCAGATCTGTCGGGGCCCAGTAAAACTTTCACTGACCAGGAGATCCAGCAGTGCCAGGAGGACTGGGAGCCTGGCTTGGAACAGAGGCCAGAGCCAGCCCACGATGGCATCTCAGTTGACCCATCTGCACCTTTTTACCGAAACCGATATGACATGGAGGAGCTGGGTGGCTTTGATAAGACTGGGTATCAGGGTGCCAGTCTGATAGATATGAATAGCTTGGATGGGTTACAAGGGTCTCCATCCCACCCGGGTGAGGAGCTGAATTACATGGGTGACTATGAGGGGGATTTAGGAGCAGCTGAGGGGGCTGAGCATCAAGCTTACCAACCCGGTCCCCCTCGAAATAGAAGGGGTGCATTAGGTTCACCCTCAAGGGCCAACACAGAGGTGGGAGAAGAGTTCAGCTGCCTGTTGATCAATGAGGAGGGGTACCTGCAGGACCCGAGTGCCTTGTACCCTGAACATGTGCCGGGTGATTCAGGCAGCAGGGTGAGCTTCCGGGGGCAAGGCATTCGCACTGGAGACCCATCTTTAGACAGCGCGGAGGATCTCTACGGGCCCCCAGAGACATACAGCCATACCATAAACCTCGGAGAGAGGGTGCAGTTCcaggcaggagggagaggagggaggaggcacaACTGTAATCAGTGCTCCATGTCCTTTCCAGACACTGCCTCTCTCAAGGCCCACAAGCAGATGCACAAAGCCGGACAGGGGCCACCATACTCATGCAACCAGTGCGGGAAGACCTTCACCCAAGCCTGCAACCTCAAGGTCCACCAGAGGATTCACTCTGGGCAGGGGCTCCACCTCTGCAGCCACTGTGGGAAAGGTTTCCCTTCTTTCTCCGACCTGAAGACCCACAAGTGCAGCCAAACAGGGGACAAACCTTACTGTTGCACTGTGTGCGGGAACAAGTTCAGCCGTCTTTGGAATCTGAAGTTGCATCGGCGCAtccacacacaggaaaaacCTCATCGGTGCACCATGTGTGATAAAAGCTTCACACGGGCGGACATTTTGAAAGTTCACCAACGAACACACACAGGGGAGAGACCATACTGTTGCCCTATCTGTGGCCTCAGCTTCAAACGCCTGGATCATCTTAAATCACATCAGCGCAAACACAGAACAGATCTg CAAGAGTATCCCATCATGTCGGACCTGGACACCCTGATTGTCACATTCCAGACCCAGCTTTCAGATGTCATGGAGACAGTGGTGAAGACAGCCATGTATGAGGTCACCCGGCTGGTAGAGGATGGCTTCATGGAGGAGGTTCGGCGCAGAAGCCAAGAAGTGGAGTCGCTGAGGACACAGCTGCAGTGGGCAGAGAGGAAACTCAGTGATCACAGGGAAAAAGAAGctgggaagagagggaggtgtgTTGACTGTGGCAAAGAGGATGCAGAGTTATCCCCTGGTGTGACTGACGAAAGGTCTAAAGAAATTCAGTATG atattttaaGGCATTGTAGCTTGAAGGAAGAGGACAACTCTGTGGAACAGTGGACAAAAAGCTTTAGACAGGAGATGATTTCAGAGTCGACACAGGAGGCTGACAAGCCTGCCCTCATACTCAGCCCTGTAAGGGAATTACAG GCTGTGGAGGAAGACGTAAGGTCAACTGTCGACGTGAAGGAGGAAGAAGTAGATAAGCTCTCTTACTCTGTGGTGCACCCGGGAGGGTGGGCTGTTAGCAATGAAG GTGAAGAAGGATCTGAATCCCACAGCTCTAGTCAGACCACAGATGCACAACCGAAGCAGACGCAACAAAACAGCGACGAGTTACTGAGGAATGTCATCAGAAAAGATGCACAAAGGAGCTCTACTTCATATGTTTTTCCTGAACACCAGGTGAACACACAGGCGGCAACAGATCCTTCCCACGTCTCACCTTTGGAGGTGGACTCCAAATGGGCTGGCCTGTCTCGAAAAACCACAGGATTACTGCAGAACCACACACTTGACAAGGATTGTGAAACATCCATAAGCAGAGGTTCAGTAAAGCGCACAGACCAGAAGCTTGCAGATCCATCCACGGCAGAGGAAGCCCTCGCTAACCCACACTTAGTTAGGGATCAAATCTCATCCTCAGGATCGCCTAAAGCAAGACTGCAAATTAGTGATGTGGGGAGTGTGGTGATCAAGCAGGAGGTGATTGTGGATTCCGATGGGGATGAGGAAGAGCGGGTagaagagaaaaagatgaaaaggtCAGGGATGGAGTCCTTCTCATGTTCAGTAAACCAGCACCGGGTGACATCAGGAGCACTCAAGCAGAACCACATTTCCTCTAAACCCACTGCACAGGAAATTATGAAGCTGCATTCTAAAGTGGCAACAAGTCTCACACTGCAAGCTGCTGTGCAACACCTCCGCAGACCAGTGAAGAAGCCAACCAACACActctcaaacagcagcagcgcaGCGCCTTCCACAGCTCACTCCCGGCTTGCAAACTTACACCCCCTCAACAGAATTCCCTCCACATCCAAGGCGGCCGCCGCTCCCCCTCCCGCCCCGCTCTCAGTCCAGCGAGCCCACCTTGGAGACAAACAAACCGCAGCACTTACGCGAACCGGCGCCCCGTGGGTCAGTATCAaatcccaccaccacccccacgcACTCCCACACCCCCACCAACACCCATGCTCTCACCCCCAGCCCGGCCCAAGACATCTGCTGCGCTGCGGCCAGTGTGGGAAGTGCTTTCCCCACCCCAGCAACCTGAAGGCCCACCTGCAGACCCACACAGGCGAGCGGCCcttctgctgctccatctgtggCCGCAGCTTCACCAAGCTGAGCAACCTCAAGGCCCACCGCCGCGTCCACACCGGGGAACGGCCGTACTGCTGCTTGGCCTGCGGCAAGCGCTTCACCCAGAAATGTAACCTGAAACGCCACCAGAGGATCCACCTGGACGTATGA